The Pseudomonadota bacterium genome includes the window TTTCCTGCTGCACGGGGGTCGTGTGTTACTAAAATGATTGTTTTGCCCGATTCAATATTAAGGCGCTCCATTAGTGCCATGATTTCTTCTGCTGATGTACGATCCAGATCTCCCGTCGGCTCATCAGCTACAAGTATCGTCGGGTCAGTTACAATAGCTCTTGCAATCGCTACACGTTGCTGTTGTCCACCGGAAAGCTGGCCTGGATAGTGATCCATGCGGTCGGCAAGGTTTACTACATTGAGCGCAATCTTGACGTGTTCTTTGCGCTCTTTTTTTGAAAGATTGGTCAAAAGTAGCGGAAGTTCCACATTGTCGAAAGCGGTAAGAACAGGAATAAGATTGTAGAACTGGAACACAAAACCGACGTTGACCCCGCGCCATCCGGCAAGTTCAGTCTCGGACAATGTGGTAATATCAACGCCGCCTACCCGGATTATGCCGCTATCAACTTTGTCAATGCCTGCAATAAGGTTTAAAAGTGTTGTCTTGCCTGAGCCTGATGGTCCCATGAGAGCAAGAAAGTCACCTTTATATATATTAAAAGTAATATTGCTCAATACCGGTATGATCTGATTTCCGCGGTTGTAAGATTTATTGAGGTTGATTACCTCTACAATAGGAACCGAATTATTCATTTATCGCTCTATAACCTTTATTTTTGATCCATTCCTAAGTTTATTTGAAGGGGTTGTCACTATTTTATCTCCTGCATTTATCCCGTTTGTTATCTCAATCATTTCGCCAAAGGTTCTACCGGTAGTCACAGGTGTTTGTGTAACACTATTTCCTTTAACGAGGAAAACCATTTTTTTGCCGCTAAGTTCAACAATGGCCTTATTCCCGATAAGTGTTCT containing:
- a CDS encoding ABC transporter ATP-binding protein, with translation MNNSVPIVEVINLNKSYNRGNQIIPVLSNITFNIYKGDFLALMGPSGSGKTTLLNLIAGIDKVDSGIIRVGGVDITTLSETELAGWRGVNVGFVFQFYNLIPVLTAFDNVELPLLLTNLSKKERKEHVKIALNVVNLADRMDHYPGQLSGGQQQRVAIARAIVTDPTILVADEPTGDLDRTSAEEIMALMERLNIESGKTIILVTHDPRAAGKARVLRHLDKGIFNSNL